One genomic window of Thalassolituus hydrocarboniclasticus includes the following:
- a CDS encoding TorF family putative porin, translating to MKKLSQAIALAGVMTAGLAAVSTAQAEVEVSASASIANMYLWRGQDLSASSGVPAVSGDLTISTSGAYAGVWASSGDAVLGQEYDLFIGYGAEMGDFSYDVSLWTYVYPSAAETSYVAGDDPDTDDTVESAYAVTTADRGNTFDASDAIVSLGYKGASFTYYYPISSNPNDYSYMTLGYEMDALSATLGMADSDDDASKYTHLDLSYAYNDNIAFTLSKVVSQEADLDKGEAGVDEDLKVVVSYSLPISM from the coding sequence ATGAAAAAACTGTCTCAAGCAATCGCTCTGGCTGGTGTTATGACTGCAGGTCTGGCCGCTGTTTCTACTGCGCAGGCTGAAGTTGAAGTTTCTGCATCGGCTTCTATTGCCAATATGTATCTGTGGCGCGGTCAGGATCTGAGCGCCTCCAGTGGTGTACCTGCTGTGTCCGGCGATCTGACCATCAGTACATCCGGTGCTTACGCCGGTGTATGGGCTTCCAGTGGTGACGCTGTACTGGGTCAGGAATACGATCTGTTTATTGGTTACGGCGCTGAAATGGGTGATTTCAGCTACGACGTAAGCCTGTGGACTTATGTTTATCCAAGCGCTGCAGAAACCTCTTATGTTGCAGGTGACGACCCGGATACCGATGATACCGTTGAAAGTGCTTATGCTGTAACAACAGCAGACCGTGGCAATACTTTTGATGCCTCTGACGCCATCGTAAGCCTGGGCTATAAAGGCGCTTCTTTTACTTACTACTACCCGATTTCAAGCAATCCGAATGACTACAGCTACATGACGCTGGGTTACGAAATGGATGCCTTGTCTGCCACTCTGGGTATGGCTGACAGCGATGACGATGCCAGCAAATACACTCACCTGGATCTGAGCTACGCCTATAACGACAACATTGCTTTCACTCTGAGCAAAGTGGTTTCTCAGGAAGCCGATCTGGATAAAGGCGAAGCCGGCGTGGATGAAGATCTGAAAGTGGTTGTTTCTTACAGCCTGCCTATCTCCATGTAA
- the glnK gene encoding P-II family nitrogen regulator, producing the protein MKLITAVVKPFKLDDVREALSEIGVQGITVTEVKGFGRQKGHTELYRGAEYVVDFLPKVKIDVAVADDLTEKVIEAITKAANTGKIGDGKIFVTNLEQVIRIRTGETGADAI; encoded by the coding sequence ATGAAACTCATTACAGCTGTGGTTAAGCCATTCAAACTCGACGATGTGCGTGAAGCACTGTCAGAGATTGGCGTTCAGGGCATCACAGTGACCGAAGTAAAAGGTTTCGGCCGTCAGAAAGGTCACACTGAATTGTATCGTGGTGCTGAATATGTGGTGGATTTTCTGCCTAAGGTAAAAATTGACGTAGCGGTAGCTGACGACCTGACTGAAAAAGTCATCGAAGCCATTACCAAAGCGGCGAACACCGGCAAGATTGGCGACGGAAAAATCTTCGTTACCAACCTGGAACAAGTCATTCGTATCCGTACCGGTGAAACCGGCGCAGACGCGATCTGA
- a CDS encoding ammonium transporter produces the protein MENNIFELQYALDTFYFLVCGALVMWMAAGFAMLEAGLVRSKNTTEILTKNVALFAIACTMYLVCGYQIMYGGGYFLSGITEVDSAAVLADFAAREDGFQGGSIYSGASDFFFQVVFVATAMSIVSGAVAERMKLWAFLAFAVVMTAVIYPMEGAWTWGGASVFGMYSLADDFGFKDFAGSGIVHMAGAAAALAGVILLGARKGKYGPNGEIRAIPGANLPLATLGTFILWMGWFGFNGGSVLKLGDIGNAHAVAVVFMNTNAAAAGGLIGALVLAYVLFRKADLTMALNGALAGLVAITASPDTPTPFIATVIGLIGGVIVVLSILTLDKMKIDDPVGAISVHGVVGLYGLLVVPATADGTTFGGQLMGAATIFVWVFAASFITWMLLKVIMGLRVTEEEEYEGVDLSECGMEAYPEFTNK, from the coding sequence ATGGAAAATAATATTTTCGAACTCCAGTACGCGTTGGATACCTTTTATTTCCTGGTATGCGGTGCGTTAGTAATGTGGATGGCGGCAGGTTTCGCCATGCTGGAAGCGGGTCTGGTCCGCTCTAAAAATACCACTGAAATTCTGACTAAAAACGTCGCGCTGTTTGCGATTGCCTGCACCATGTACCTGGTGTGCGGTTATCAGATTATGTACGGCGGCGGTTACTTCCTGTCTGGTATCACCGAAGTGGATTCTGCTGCAGTACTGGCTGATTTCGCGGCGCGTGAAGATGGCTTCCAGGGTGGTTCTATCTACTCCGGCGCTTCAGACTTCTTCTTCCAGGTTGTGTTCGTAGCGACTGCAATGTCCATCGTATCCGGTGCTGTTGCTGAGCGTATGAAACTGTGGGCTTTCCTGGCTTTCGCGGTAGTGATGACTGCGGTTATTTACCCGATGGAAGGCGCGTGGACCTGGGGTGGTGCTTCTGTATTCGGTATGTACAGCCTGGCTGATGACTTTGGTTTCAAAGACTTCGCAGGTTCCGGCATCGTACACATGGCAGGTGCTGCTGCAGCGCTGGCTGGTGTGATCCTGCTGGGTGCCCGTAAAGGTAAGTACGGTCCTAATGGTGAAATCCGTGCGATCCCTGGCGCTAACCTGCCACTGGCTACTCTGGGTACTTTCATCCTGTGGATGGGCTGGTTCGGCTTCAACGGTGGTTCTGTACTGAAACTGGGTGATATCGGTAACGCTCACGCAGTAGCGGTAGTGTTTATGAACACCAACGCAGCGGCTGCTGGTGGTCTGATCGGTGCTCTGGTTCTGGCTTACGTTCTGTTCCGCAAAGCGGATCTGACTATGGCTCTGAACGGTGCTCTGGCTGGTCTGGTTGCTATCACTGCAAGCCCTGATACTCCAACTCCTTTCATTGCGACTGTTATTGGTCTGATCGGTGGTGTGATCGTGGTTCTGTCTATCCTGACTCTGGATAAAATGAAAATCGACGATCCGGTTGGTGCTATCTCTGTACACGGTGTGGTTGGTCTGTACGGTCTGCTGGTTGTACCGGCTACTGCAGACGGCACTACCTTCGGCGGTCAGCTGATGGGTGCGGCAACGATCTTTGTATGGGTATTCGCGGCTTCTTTCATCACCTGGATGCTGCTGAAAGTCATCATGGGTCTGCGTGTGACTGAAGAAGAAGAGTACGAAGGCGTTGATCTGTCTGAGTGCGGTATGGAAGCTTACCCTGAGTTCACCAATAAATAA
- a CDS encoding PA3496 family putative envelope integrity protein, whose amino-acid sequence MEAAMKFEAHEEVVSFDQEGKVVVNKDSQMSKKLMARRAIEAHLERKRLERDLEDFYAEEI is encoded by the coding sequence ATGGAAGCAGCAATGAAATTCGAAGCCCACGAAGAAGTTGTCTCCTTTGATCAGGAAGGCAAAGTCGTTGTTAATAAAGACTCCCAGATGTCGAAAAAACTGATGGCACGCCGTGCCATTGAAGCCCACCTGGAACGTAAGCGTCTGGAACGCGACCTTGAAGATTTCTACGCCGAAGAAATCTGA
- a CDS encoding SIS domain-containing protein: MRNSPILAEIAAAIPSLRKSEVKVAEYVLRAPQQVMHMRIVDLAQEAQVSEPTIVRFCRGIGCNGFQEFKVRIAQEMAITNNIGQFAIIEDDSIEDICDKIADTTIQRLHQVKTQLQSTQVAAAANAISNARRVEFYGFGASGAVAIDAQHKFFRLQVATAAYSDPHMQSMSAVTLSEQDVVVAISQSGRTKDLLHSVQLAQQHGAMVVSLAPANTALSAAADLPININIEEDTEQFTPMTSRIAHLMVIDMLAVAVTQRRGPEFAAHLNAIKRSIKSLRLESD, translated from the coding sequence GTGAGAAACAGCCCGATTCTGGCCGAAATCGCCGCCGCCATCCCCAGCCTGCGCAAGTCTGAGGTAAAGGTTGCCGAGTACGTGCTGCGTGCCCCGCAACAGGTGATGCATATGCGCATCGTCGATCTGGCGCAGGAAGCACAGGTCAGCGAGCCGACCATTGTGCGTTTCTGCCGTGGTATTGGCTGCAATGGCTTTCAGGAGTTTAAGGTGCGTATCGCGCAGGAAATGGCGATCACCAACAATATCGGCCAGTTCGCCATCATCGAAGACGACAGTATCGAAGATATCTGCGACAAGATCGCCGACACCACCATTCAGCGTCTGCATCAGGTTAAGACCCAGCTGCAAAGCACTCAGGTGGCTGCCGCGGCCAATGCTATCAGTAATGCCCGACGGGTAGAGTTTTACGGTTTTGGCGCTTCCGGCGCGGTGGCTATTGATGCCCAGCACAAGTTCTTCCGCCTGCAGGTGGCCACGGCGGCCTACAGTGATCCGCATATGCAGTCGATGTCGGCAGTTACGCTGAGCGAGCAGGATGTGGTGGTGGCAATTTCCCAGAGTGGCCGCACCAAAGATCTGCTGCACTCGGTACAGCTGGCCCAGCAACACGGCGCGATGGTAGTCAGTCTGGCACCTGCCAACACCGCTCTGAGTGCGGCCGCCGATCTGCCAATCAATATCAATATTGAAGAAGACACCGAACAATTCACACCGATGACCTCGCGCATCGCCCACCTGATGGTGATCGATATGCTGGCCGTTGCGGTAACCCAGCGCCGCGGACCTGAGTTTGCCGCCCACCTGAATGCCATCAAACGCAGCATCAAATCTTTACGGCTGGAATCTGACTAG
- the uvrD gene encoding DNA helicase II, which translates to MDISLLLDQLNDGQRNAVAASSRHQLVLAGAGSGKTRVLVHRIAWLLQVENVSPFSVMAVTFTNKAAKEMKGRLEQLLQIPANGLWVGTFHGLAHRLLKLHWREARLPQHFQILDSDDQQRLIKRLMKANNIDDSRYPPKQIQWFINEQKDEGRRAAHVMPSADPFSRTMQQVYQLYEDNCQQNGLVDFGEILLRAHELWLHHPDLLEHYQQRFRNILVDEFQDTNNIQYAWIRMLAGDRVSVMAVGDDDQSIYGWRGANIDNIRNFQHDFPGAELIKLEQNYRSTKTILEAANAVIANNTGRLGKSLHTEGEEGETIQLYSAFNEQDEARYIADQVDEWARSGRQRAEMAVLYRSNAQSRTLEEALLRAGIPYRIYGGQRFYERLEIKNALAYLRLLLNRQDDASVERVINVPARAIGEKTVDILRSYARDQGSSLWAAAEAAVQHGMLPKRASAAVQSFLDLVEEMSVGIDELELHEIVDQVINQSGLIEHHKKEKGEKGQARLDNLEELINAARQFESDDGFNADDNDDAEANELALFLDRAALDAGDGQADEYEDAVQLMTLHSAKGLEFPQVVLAGLEEGLFPHKMSMDEAEGLEEERRLAYVGITRAMEKLIITHAESRRLHGQENYSTPSRFIREIPSELIAEVRLKNSVSRPLTARDPSTRMKQPSFVHGNLPYSLGQRVYHEMFGEGTVLQFEGQGSGLRVQVNFDDAGSKWLVASFAKLDAL; encoded by the coding sequence ATGGATATTTCATTACTTCTCGATCAGTTAAACGACGGCCAGCGCAACGCGGTGGCTGCAAGTTCACGCCATCAGCTGGTACTGGCCGGCGCCGGCTCGGGTAAAACCCGCGTGCTGGTGCATCGCATTGCCTGGCTGCTGCAGGTGGAAAATGTCTCGCCGTTTTCAGTGATGGCGGTGACCTTTACCAACAAGGCCGCCAAAGAGATGAAAGGCCGTCTGGAGCAGTTGCTGCAGATACCGGCGAATGGTCTGTGGGTCGGAACCTTCCACGGTCTGGCGCACCGCCTGCTGAAGCTGCACTGGCGCGAAGCACGGCTGCCGCAGCACTTTCAGATTCTCGACAGCGACGATCAGCAGCGGCTGATCAAGCGCCTGATGAAAGCCAACAATATCGATGACAGCCGCTATCCGCCGAAGCAGATTCAGTGGTTTATCAACGAACAGAAAGATGAAGGTCGCCGTGCGGCGCATGTGATGCCATCGGCCGATCCGTTTTCGCGCACCATGCAGCAGGTCTATCAGCTGTATGAAGATAACTGCCAGCAGAACGGACTGGTGGATTTCGGTGAGATTCTGCTGCGTGCGCATGAGCTGTGGTTACATCACCCGGATTTACTGGAGCATTATCAGCAGCGCTTCCGCAATATTCTGGTCGACGAGTTTCAGGATACCAACAATATCCAGTACGCCTGGATCCGCATGCTGGCCGGTGACCGTGTATCGGTGATGGCAGTGGGCGATGACGATCAGTCTATTTACGGCTGGCGCGGCGCCAACATCGATAATATCCGTAATTTCCAGCACGATTTTCCCGGCGCCGAACTCATTAAGCTGGAACAGAATTACCGCTCGACCAAAACCATTCTGGAAGCGGCTAACGCGGTAATCGCCAACAATACCGGGCGTCTGGGCAAGAGCCTGCACACCGAAGGTGAAGAAGGCGAAACCATCCAGCTGTACAGCGCTTTTAACGAGCAGGATGAAGCGCGTTATATCGCCGATCAGGTTGATGAGTGGGCGCGCAGTGGCCGTCAGCGTGCCGAAATGGCGGTGCTGTACCGTTCCAATGCACAGTCGCGTACGCTGGAAGAAGCCTTGCTGCGTGCCGGTATTCCTTACCGTATTTATGGCGGTCAGCGTTTCTATGAACGTCTGGAAATTAAAAATGCCCTCGCTTATCTGCGTTTATTACTGAACCGTCAGGATGACGCATCGGTTGAGCGTGTTATTAATGTTCCGGCGCGTGCGATTGGCGAAAAAACCGTGGATATTCTGCGCAGCTATGCCCGCGACCAGGGCAGCTCGTTATGGGCGGCGGCAGAAGCGGCGGTACAGCATGGCATGCTGCCGAAACGTGCCAGTGCGGCGGTGCAGAGTTTTCTCGATCTGGTCGAGGAAATGAGCGTCGGTATCGACGAGCTGGAGCTGCATGAAATTGTCGATCAGGTCATTAATCAGAGTGGTCTGATTGAACACCATAAAAAAGAAAAAGGTGAAAAGGGCCAGGCGCGCCTCGATAACCTTGAAGAATTAATTAATGCCGCACGCCAGTTTGAAAGCGACGATGGTTTTAATGCCGACGACAACGATGATGCCGAAGCGAATGAGCTGGCATTATTCCTTGATCGTGCCGCGCTGGATGCCGGTGATGGTCAGGCCGATGAATACGAAGATGCTGTGCAGTTAATGACGCTGCATTCGGCTAAAGGTCTGGAATTTCCGCAGGTGGTTCTGGCCGGTCTGGAAGAAGGTTTATTCCCGCATAAAATGTCGATGGACGAAGCCGAAGGCCTCGAAGAAGAACGCCGTCTGGCCTATGTCGGCATTACCCGGGCAATGGAAAAACTGATTATTACCCATGCTGAAAGCCGGCGTTTACACGGCCAGGAAAATTACAGCACGCCATCGCGTTTTATCCGCGAAATTCCATCCGAACTGATTGCCGAAGTACGGCTGAAAAACAGTGTCAGCCGGCCGCTGACGGCCCGTGATCCTTCAACAAGAATGAAGCAGCCGTCTTTTGTCCACGGTAATCTGCCTTATTCTTTGGGTCAGCGTGTTTATCATGAAATGTTCGGAGAAGGCACCGTGCTGCAATTTGAAGGGCAGGGCAGCGGTCTGCGGGTACAGGTTAATTTTGATGACGCCGGCAGCAAATGGCTGGTGGCCAGCTTTGCCAAACTGGATGCACTTTAA
- a CDS encoding TRAP transporter substrate-binding protein has translation MKRLTTLLLSVVAIAGLSGCQKDAEQAAVAAPQQTFKWKLVTSWPKNFPGLGTAPERFATMVNDMSAGRLQIKVYGAGELVPALQVFDAVSQGTAEMGHSGAYYWKGKAAAAQFFTSVPFGLTAQEMNGWIQYGGGQQLWEEVYAPFNLLPLPGGNTGVQMGGWFNKEINSVSDLEGLKMRIPGLGGEVLARAGGTPVTLPGGEIFTSLQTGAIDATEWVGPYNDLAFGLYKVAKHYYYPGWHEPGSMMEFVINKTAFEKLPKDLQAIVRVATKAINEDMLAEYTTRNQAALTELKEKHGVDVRAFPDDVLSKLQVLSEQVVAEVSAADPLAQKVYNSYKNYRDQVKAYHAVSEQAYINARD, from the coding sequence ATGAAACGCCTGACGACCCTGCTGCTGTCCGTAGTGGCTATCGCCGGACTCAGTGGCTGCCAGAAAGATGCAGAACAAGCCGCTGTGGCTGCACCGCAGCAAACCTTTAAATGGAAGCTGGTAACGTCCTGGCCGAAAAATTTCCCCGGTCTTGGCACGGCGCCAGAGCGTTTCGCGACAATGGTGAACGATATGTCGGCCGGCCGTCTGCAGATTAAAGTCTACGGTGCCGGCGAGCTGGTTCCCGCACTGCAGGTGTTCGATGCGGTATCTCAGGGCACGGCCGAAATGGGTCACAGTGGTGCGTATTACTGGAAGGGCAAAGCCGCTGCGGCACAGTTTTTTACCTCGGTACCTTTCGGTCTGACAGCGCAGGAAATGAATGGCTGGATTCAGTACGGTGGTGGTCAGCAATTATGGGAAGAGGTTTACGCGCCGTTTAATTTATTACCGCTGCCGGGTGGTAATACCGGTGTGCAGATGGGCGGCTGGTTTAATAAAGAAATTAACAGCGTCTCCGATCTTGAAGGTCTGAAAATGCGTATTCCGGGTCTGGGCGGTGAAGTGCTGGCCCGTGCCGGTGGTACGCCGGTGACCTTGCCGGGTGGTGAAATTTTCACCTCACTGCAGACCGGTGCCATCGACGCCACCGAGTGGGTTGGCCCATATAACGATCTGGCATTTGGCTTATATAAAGTCGCTAAACATTATTACTATCCGGGCTGGCACGAGCCGGGTTCGATGATGGAATTTGTGATTAATAAGACCGCCTTTGAAAAACTGCCGAAAGATCTGCAGGCCATTGTGCGTGTGGCAACCAAAGCCATTAACGAAGATATGCTGGCCGAATACACCACGCGTAATCAGGCCGCGCTGACCGAGCTGAAAGAAAAGCACGGCGTGGATGTGCGCGCATTTCCGGATGATGTGCTGAGTAAGCTGCAGGTGTTATCGGAGCAGGTAGTGGCTGAAGTGTCGGCGGCTGATCCGCTGGCGCAGAAGGTTTATAACTCGTACAAAAACTACCGTGATCAGGTGAAGGCTTACCATGCGGTGAGCGAGCAGGCCTATATCAACGCGCGGGATTGA
- a CDS encoding HDOD domain-containing protein encodes MPQELSEEQILHIMQGIKIPPQPQILVDLQMEQFMPDPDLGRISKLISQDVGLSGTVLKVVNSPFYGLKNRITSVAQAVSLIGLNSVVNIINGLSIKSQMSDETIVNMNRFWDTANDIAQVSTSIAKQVGYPNPDMAYLLGLFHNCGIPLLMARFDNYLQVMEESYAHPELRVVDVENQHLNTNHAVIGYYTAKSWNLPKLLCDVIAEHHSASRFFAANNYKDSEGKTLLAILKLAEHICGNYRILGRQSEDLEWQNIGSEVLTYLGLGEYDIEQMEANFEELGIGYKNYRY; translated from the coding sequence ATGCCTCAGGAACTTTCAGAAGAGCAGATACTGCACATCATGCAGGGCATTAAAATCCCGCCGCAGCCACAGATTCTGGTTGATCTGCAGATGGAACAGTTTATGCCCGACCCCGATCTTGGCCGTATTTCCAAACTGATCAGCCAGGATGTCGGTCTGTCCGGTACGGTTCTTAAAGTAGTGAATTCGCCTTTTTACGGCCTGAAAAACCGTATTACTTCCGTTGCTCAGGCGGTCAGCCTGATTGGTCTCAACAGTGTGGTGAATATCATCAATGGCTTATCCATCAAGAGTCAGATGAGCGACGAAACCATCGTTAATATGAACCGCTTCTGGGACACCGCCAACGATATTGCTCAGGTATCGACTTCCATTGCCAAGCAGGTGGGTTACCCAAATCCGGATATGGCCTATCTGCTCGGCCTGTTTCATAACTGTGGTATTCCGCTGCTGATGGCCCGCTTCGATAATTATCTGCAGGTGATGGAAGAGTCTTACGCCCACCCGGAACTGCGGGTAGTGGATGTCGAAAATCAGCATCTGAACACTAACCACGCGGTGATCGGTTATTACACCGCCAAGTCGTGGAATCTGCCTAAACTACTCTGTGATGTTATTGCCGAACACCACAGCGCTTCGCGTTTTTTTGCCGCCAACAACTACAAAGATTCGGAAGGAAAAACATTGCTCGCCATTCTCAAACTGGCTGAACATATCTGCGGAAATTACCGCATACTTGGCCGGCAGTCAGAAGACCTGGAGTGGCAGAATATCGGTAGCGAGGTGTTAACCTATCTCGGTTTGGGTGAATACGATATCGAGCAGATGGAAGCGAATTTTGAAGAGCTGGGAATTGGCTATAAGAATTATCGATACTAG
- a CDS encoding class I SAM-dependent rRNA methyltransferase: MLPTLRLKAKAERRLKGGHLWVYSNEVDIAVTPLKNMTAGTEVVVEAANGKALGVAVVSPEQLICARLFSRDSKQTLDTSLIVHRLQVAQSGRELWYPQSCYRWVFGDSDGLPGLVIDRFGDVVVIQISSVAMELRRQAIIDAVNKVAKPQCIVLKNDGKLRAVEGLPEYVEVIQGALEDDCAPLVENDTRFMAPVIHGQKTGWFYDHRENRAQLNRLVKGKRVLDVFSYVGGWGVQAANHGAAEVHCVDASAQALDWVEQNAALNGVAEKVHCWEGDAFAALRQLKDNGERFDVVVMDPPALIPRRKDIKAGEQAYHRLNQLAMRLLSKDGLLVAASCSMHLAEERLPDMLRVMGRELDREVMIQHVGSQGADHPVLPAIAETRYLKAVFARVLPTR; the protein is encoded by the coding sequence ATGCTCCCGACACTGCGACTCAAAGCCAAGGCTGAACGCCGTCTGAAAGGCGGTCACCTGTGGGTATACAGCAATGAAGTGGATATCGCTGTTACGCCACTGAAAAACATGACCGCCGGTACTGAGGTTGTGGTCGAAGCCGCCAACGGCAAAGCGCTGGGAGTTGCTGTGGTCAGTCCGGAACAACTGATCTGTGCACGGCTGTTCAGCCGCGACAGCAAGCAGACGCTGGATACCTCTCTGATCGTGCACCGCCTGCAGGTCGCACAGAGTGGCCGTGAACTGTGGTATCCGCAGTCCTGTTACCGCTGGGTGTTTGGTGACAGCGATGGTCTGCCGGGGCTGGTGATTGACCGTTTTGGCGATGTGGTGGTGATCCAGATTTCCAGTGTGGCAATGGAGCTGCGTCGTCAGGCCATTATTGATGCCGTCAATAAAGTCGCCAAACCACAGTGCATCGTGCTGAAAAACGATGGCAAGCTGCGCGCGGTCGAAGGTTTGCCAGAGTACGTGGAAGTGATTCAGGGCGCGCTGGAAGACGATTGTGCGCCGCTGGTAGAAAACGATACCCGCTTTATGGCGCCGGTGATTCACGGTCAGAAAACCGGTTGGTTCTATGATCACCGTGAAAACCGCGCACAGCTGAACCGTCTGGTTAAAGGCAAGCGCGTGCTGGATGTATTCAGCTACGTTGGCGGCTGGGGTGTGCAGGCGGCCAATCATGGTGCGGCGGAAGTACATTGCGTTGACGCTTCGGCTCAGGCGCTCGACTGGGTAGAGCAGAACGCAGCGCTGAATGGCGTGGCAGAAAAAGTACATTGCTGGGAAGGCGATGCCTTTGCCGCGCTGCGCCAGCTGAAGGATAACGGTGAGCGCTTTGATGTGGTGGTAATGGACCCGCCGGCACTGATCCCGCGCCGCAAAGACATTAAAGCCGGTGAGCAGGCTTATCACCGCCTGAACCAGCTGGCGATGCGCTTGCTGAGTAAAGACGGTTTGCTGGTGGCGGCATCCTGTTCCATGCATCTGGCGGAAGAGCGTCTGCCGGATATGTTGCGTGTTATGGGGCGTGAGCTGGATCGTGAAGTGATGATTCAGCATGTCGGCAGTCAGGGGGCCGACCATCCGGTATTACCGGCCATCGCCGAAACCCGTTATCTGAAAGCGGTGTTTGCCCGCGTGCTGCCGACCCGCTGA
- a CDS encoding imelysin family protein translates to MKYAKPVLVSALLLSGLLTGCDQPALQQDTPAEQAAGTANEQDSTLDSSAFAAHLGLSAYTDMSMAAQTAQELDSRLASFLYHPNPMTLAEVRQAWRNAYSAYLQTLIYAKLPINDPPDWHKKGIDYQHTLSLLDSWPIEGGYIDHVPGYPFSGIVNDLTLELNEDSLLAQHGFSDPSYASLGYHAFEFMLWGADGQRSPRDFFPQENTAPVVVASEGGSNSEAETGDVVHHEDAASSADEEPLDIDVQNHNRRRQYVQLLSEQLQKHLHRLQRRWEPSNGYYANLLQRSEPDLVLKAAFSATQKLLSDELLGKRLSGTSSEFSQTTWADTGAVVAGIRNLYFPLSETEAGTGLPALLGQRNEALSLEWQQQLQLLDDSVENWKQQGVADAEARQQCRQRIIELMSLLQRTASALNVPLASAN, encoded by the coding sequence GTGAAGTACGCAAAGCCGGTGCTGGTCAGCGCCCTGTTATTAAGTGGTTTACTGACCGGCTGCGATCAACCTGCACTGCAGCAGGATACCCCTGCAGAACAGGCCGCAGGTACGGCTAACGAACAGGACAGCACCTTAGACAGCAGCGCTTTTGCTGCTCATCTGGGGCTTAGCGCCTACACCGATATGTCGATGGCGGCACAGACCGCGCAGGAACTCGACAGCCGACTGGCCTCCTTTCTTTATCACCCAAATCCTATGACTCTGGCCGAGGTTCGTCAGGCCTGGCGTAATGCGTACAGCGCCTACCTGCAGACGCTGATCTACGCCAAGCTGCCAATCAACGATCCGCCAGACTGGCACAAAAAAGGCATCGACTATCAGCATACCCTGAGCCTGCTCGACAGCTGGCCAATCGAAGGTGGCTATATCGACCATGTGCCCGGCTATCCGTTCAGCGGCATTGTTAACGACCTGACCCTTGAACTGAATGAAGACAGCCTGCTGGCACAGCACGGTTTCTCCGATCCGAGTTATGCCAGTCTGGGCTATCACGCGTTTGAATTTATGCTGTGGGGCGCCGATGGCCAGCGCTCACCACGCGACTTCTTCCCGCAGGAAAATACTGCACCCGTTGTTGTAGCCAGCGAAGGTGGCAGCAACAGCGAAGCGGAAACCGGTGATGTGGTTCATCACGAAGATGCAGCCAGCAGTGCTGATGAAGAGCCGCTGGATATCGATGTACAGAACCACAACCGCCGTCGCCAGTATGTGCAATTGCTGAGTGAGCAGCTGCAGAAACATCTGCACCGGCTGCAACGCCGCTGGGAGCCGAGCAACGGCTACTATGCAAACCTGCTGCAGCGTTCTGAGCCGGACCTGGTATTAAAAGCGGCCTTCAGTGCGACGCAGAAATTACTGTCGGATGAATTACTGGGCAAACGCCTGAGTGGTACCAGCAGTGAATTCAGCCAGACCACCTGGGCAGATACCGGCGCTGTCGTAGCGGGTATCCGCAACCTGTACTTCCCGCTGAGTGAAACCGAAGCCGGCACCGGCTTACCGGCTTTACTTGGTCAGCGTAATGAAGCGCTGAGTCTGGAGTGGCAGCAGCAGTTACAGCTGCTCGATGACAGTGTTGAAAACTGGAAACAGCAGGGTGTGGCTGATGCCGAAGCCCGTCAGCAATGCCGCCAGCGTATTATTGAGCTGATGTCACTGCTGCAACGCACTGCCAGCGCGCTGAATGTCCCGCTCGCCAGCGCCAACTGA